The proteins below are encoded in one region of Rhinolophus sinicus isolate RSC01 linkage group LG07, ASM3656204v1, whole genome shotgun sequence:
- the MRPL34 gene encoding large ribosomal subunit protein bL34m, translating into MALWARSPSCLLGPVCRSAAPLGVRWLQPQAWLRVPDAWGLPTTQPSRGKARGNEYQPSNIKRKHKHGWIKRLSTPSGVQVILRRMLKGRKSLSH; encoded by the exons ATGGCTCTCTGGGCCAGATCCCCAAGTTGCCTGTTGGGTCCCGTCTGTAGGTCGGCGGCGCCACTGGGTGTCAG GTggctccagccccaggcctggctgagGGTCCCCGACGCCTGGGGACTCCCCACCACACAGCCAAGCCGGGGCAAGGCGCGCGGGAACGAGTACCAGCCAAGTAACATCAAGCGCAAGCACAAGCATGGCTGGATCAAGCGCTTGAGCACGCCGTCCGGCGTCCAGGTCATCCTTCGCCGCATGCTCAAGGGCCGCAAATCGCTGAGCCATTGA
- the ABHD8 gene encoding protein ABHD8: protein MLTGVTDGFFCCLLGAPPNAVGPLESVESSDGYTFVEVKPGRVLRVKHAGPAPAPTPPPPLPDAAQGDLSGLVHCQRRITVYRNGRLLVENLGRAPRADLLHGQNGSGEPPASLEVELADPAGSDGRSGPGSTGSGSGGRRRRARRPKRTIHIDCEKRITSCKGAQADVVLFFIHGVGGSLAIWKEQLDFFVRLGYEVVAPDLAGHGASSAPQVAAAYTFYALAEDMRAIFKRYAKKRNVLIGHSYGVSFCTFLAHEYPDLVHKVIMINGGGPTALEPSFCSIFNMPTCVLHCLSPCLAWSFLKAGFARQGAKEKQLLKEGNAFNVSSFVLRAMMSGQYWPEGDEVYHAELTVPVLLVHGMHDKFVPVEEDQRMAEILLLAFLKLIDEGSHMVMLECPETVNTLLHEFLLWEPEPSPKALPEPLPMSSEEKK, encoded by the exons ATGCTGACCGGGGTGACCGATGGCTTCTTCTGCTGCCTGCTGGGTGCGCCACCCAATGCAGTAGGGCCTCTGGAGAGCGTCGAGTCCAGCGATGGCTACACCTTCGTGGAGGTCAAGCCTGGGCGCGTGCTGCGTGTGAAGCATGCTGGACCCGCTCCGGCCCCTACCCCACCTCCACCGCTGCCTGACGCCGCTCAGGGGGACCTATCTGGCTTGGTCCACTGCCAGCGCCGAATCACCGTGTACCGCAACGGGCGGTTACTGGTGGAAAATCTGGGCCGGGCACCGCGAGCTGACCTCCTACACGGGCAGAATGGCTCCGGGGAGCCGCCGGCCTCTCTAGAGGTGGAGCTGGCGGATCCAGCTGGCAGCGATGGCCGCTCGGGCCCGGGCAGCACTGGGAGTGGCAGTGGTGGGCGACGGCGGCGAGCCCGGCGCCCCAAGCGGACCATCCACATTGACTGTGAGAAGCGCATCACCAGCTGCAAGGGCGCCCAGGCGGACGTGGTGCTCTTTTTCATCCATGGTGTGGGAGGCTCCCTGGCTATCTGGAAGGAGCAGCTGGACTTTTTTGTGCGCCTGGGCTACGAGGTGGTGGCACCTGATCTGGCTGGCCATGGGGCCAGCTCAGCGCCCCAGGTGGCCGCAGCCTACACCTTCTATGCGCTGGCAGAGGACATGCGTGCCATCTTCAAGCGCTATGCCAAGAAGCGAAATGTGCTCATTGGGCATTCCTACGG TGTCTCCTTCTGCACGTTCCTGGCGCACGAGTACCCAGACCTGGTGCACAAGGTGATCATGATCAATGGCGGGGGCCCCACGGCGCTGGAGCCCAGCTTCTGCTCCATCTTCAACATGCCTACATGTGTCCTGCACTGCCTGTCACCCTGCCTGGCTTGGAGCTTCCTGAA GGCTGGCTTTGCCCGCCAAGGGGCCAAAGAGAAGCAGCTACTGAAGGAGGGCAACGCTTTCAACGTGTCATCCTTTGTGCTGCGGGCCATGATGAGCGGCCAGTACTGGCCCGAGGGTGATGAGGTCTACCACGCCGAGCTCACTGTGCCTGTCCTGCTCGTCCATGGCATGCACGACAAGTTTGTGCCAGTGGAGGAAGACCAGCGCATGGCTGAG ATCTTGCTCCTGGCTTTCCTGAAGCTCATAGATGAAGGCAGCCACATGGTGATGCTGGAGTGTCCGGAGACAGTCAACACGTTGCTCCATGAATTCCTGCTCTGGGAACCTGAACCCTCACCCAAGGCCCTGCCCGAGCCCCTGCCCATGTCTTCAGAGGAGAAGAAGTAG